From Acidobacteriota bacterium:
GATGGCTGCCGCCGGCAACGTGACGGCACGACCGTCACCACGCACCGCATCGAGATCGGCCATCGTCGCCGGTGCGGCCTGATATGCACGGCTGAACGCAAGGCGTGGGGCGAGCGGAACGAACCCGGCGACAGCCGCGGCCGACTGAAGGAATGCGCGTCGATGCATGGTGGGGCTCCCGATGAGTCAACGCTGCGACCCAGGCAACCGAACGGCTGAGCTGCGGACCTTGTCCGGCGAGGGGCGCATGTCCGGATCGCGCCGTGCTTTGCGTATCCACCGATAGAGGAGGGCTGTCACGGAGACGGCCCCGCCGGAGACCGGAATGCCTTACGTACGAACCACTGCGGCGGGCCTGCTGACTGCAGTCACGCTGATTGTCTCGACCGTGAGCCTGACAGGCTCACAGCAGGATACGTCCAGCACCATGCTGGTCCTCGATGCCTCGGGTTCCATGTGGGCCCAGGTCGGGGGCCGCACGAAGATCGCGATCGCACGCGACGCCGTCGATACGATGGTCTCGACGTGGCGGGGCGGTGACCTCGGCCTCATGGCGTACGGTCACAATCGCAAGGGCGACTGCAACGACATCGAAGTCCTGCACCCGATCGGCCGTGCGGACGCGGCCGCCATGCGCCGCACCGTCGGGGGCCTGAATCCCAGGGGCATGACACCCATCTCCGCCTCGGTCCGCCAGGCGGCAAACCTGCTGCGCTTGTCCGAACGGAAGGCGACAGTGATCCTGATCAGCGACGGCGAAGAGACATGCGGCGCCGATCCCTGCGCCGTCGGCAAGGAACTGGAAGCCATCGGTGTCGATTTCACCGCCCACGTCGTCGGCTTCGACATCGCCCGCGGCAGTCGCGCACGCCAGCAGCTCGAATGCCTGGCGGCAAGCACGGGCGGGCGCTATCTTGACGCGCGCGACGCGCGTGAGCTCTCCGAGGCCCTCGCTGACGTCGCCGCCGCGTCGAGTGGCCCGCTGACCGGCGCACAGGAGTGGTTGCCCGGGTATTCACTGGGGTGGGTGGCGGGCACGGTCGTCGACGGCGTCGAGGACAACCACGCGACGCGCAGCGTAGCGTTCAGCGTCGAACAGACCGCCAGGGACTGCCAGACGCTGTGCAACGGCGAGGCAGGTTGCGCCGGCTGGCACTATGAGCCCACCGGGAGCTATTTCATCGACCATCCGCGCTGCTTTCTCAAGGGGTACACGGCCCCTCTGCGATTGGAGAAGCAGGACGACAACTGGATCGCGGGCGTCAAGCCGGGCGCCAGGATCGTGATGGAGCAGCCATGAACCTGTGGCGGTGCTTTCCGATCGCGCGTCGTGCCGTGCTCGTCGTGGCGTTGACGGGCGTTGCGTGCGGAGCAACGGGATCGGATGCAGGCAGTGTCACCGACGCCGGTGTGGCCGATGCAGCGGCAAGGGTCGCGGCGCCAGTCGAGGCCGCACTGCAACCCGGCCAGCGCGTGCAGGGAACCCTCGTCGTGGACTGGGGGGCTGGTGACGTCATGTATCGGTCCGTTGCGACGGTCATCGATGCCGATCTCGGCCGCAAGACAGCGGAGCGATTGCAGACCGCGGAGGGACAGCGCGATCTGGACCGCGCGAAGGAACGGGTGGGTGGCGGCGTGCGCGTGGGTGCCGATGACGTGCAGGCCATTGCCGAACAGTTCGCCGGGACGACGCGATACACCTCCGAGATTCGCGCTGTGTCGATCATCAAGATGCGTCAGGTGACGCTCAACGGCACGGCAGTAGACGGGACGCAGGTCACCCTGACGTTCAGCGTCGGCCTGACTGACGCGACGGTACGCGCCGCGGCACTCGACTACACTCCGGACGCACGACGCCTGACGCAGTCGCTCACGAGCACCGTCGACGGTGGTGGACCCGTGACCGTGGAGATCGACCGATTCGAGCGGGTGAGCGACGATACGTGGTCGATCGCGGGGCGATTCACGAGCGGTGTCCTGCTGCCCGGCGTGCTGGCACGCGACCTGGCAGGCCGGCGCATCGAAGGTGTGCGCGGCAGGTTCGACGTGACGGAGGTGCACGTTCGCGCCGGTTTGTAGCGCGCGTGCGGCCCGTGCCGCGGGTCCGTGAGGCGGCGACCAAGACCATGCAAGAGAGCGACGTGCGAGACGAGACGTGGGTGCGAATCGAGGCGCTGTTGGACGCGGCCCTCGATGTGCCCACCGACATGCGTGAGGCGTGGTTGCGAGGGCAATCCGCGCCATCGGGCATCGTCGCCGAGGTCGCTCGGCTGCTGCAGGCCGTCGAGCTCGGACGCGACTTCCTGGAAGCACCCTCGTCCGGGCAGGCCTCCAGCGATGCACGGCCGTACAGCCTCGACCCAGGCGACAGGGCGGGCGTCTGGCGCGTCGTGCGCGCGATCGGGCGCGGTGGCATGGGCGAGGTCTACGAAGTGGCGCGCGACGACGGCCAGTTCGCGCAGCGCGCCGCGCTCAAACTGCTCGGCCACGTCGCGCCAGGTGCCTGGGAACGCTTCGAGACCGAGCGTCG
This genomic window contains:
- a CDS encoding VWA domain-containing protein; translation: MLVLDASGSMWAQVGGRTKIAIARDAVDTMVSTWRGGDLGLMAYGHNRKGDCNDIEVLHPIGRADAAAMRRTVGGLNPRGMTPISASVRQAANLLRLSERKATVILISDGEETCGADPCAVGKELEAIGVDFTAHVVGFDIARGSRARQQLECLAASTGGRYLDARDARELSEALADVAAASSGPLTGAQEWLPGYSLGWVAGTVVDGVEDNHATRSVAFSVEQTARDCQTLCNGEAGCAGWHYEPTGSYFIDHPRCFLKGYTAPLRLEKQDDNWIAGVKPGARIVMEQP